The following proteins are co-located in the Streptococcus anginosus genome:
- a CDS encoding 3-oxoacyl-ACP reductase: MTRTVLVTGVSSGIGLAQVQLFLENGWRVYGVDRSEKPSLIGDFHFLQQDLTLGFQPVFDWCPQVDVLCNTAGVLDDYKPLLEQSAQEIQEIFEINYVTPVELTRYYLTQMLKKQSGIIINMCSIASSLAGGGGHAYTSSKHALAGFTKQLALDYAEQGVQVFGIAPGAVKTSMTAADFEPGGLAQWVADETPIKRWIEPEEVAELTLFLASGKAQPMQGEIVKIDGGWSLK; encoded by the coding sequence ATGACTAGGACGGTTTTGGTGACAGGTGTTAGCTCAGGGATTGGTCTGGCTCAGGTGCAGCTTTTTTTGGAAAATGGCTGGCGCGTATATGGTGTAGACCGCTCTGAAAAACCAAGTTTGATAGGGGATTTTCATTTCCTTCAACAAGATTTGACGTTAGGATTTCAACCAGTTTTTGACTGGTGTCCACAGGTAGATGTCCTCTGCAATACAGCTGGAGTGCTGGATGATTACAAGCCACTTCTTGAGCAATCCGCTCAGGAAATCCAAGAAATTTTCGAGATTAACTATGTAACACCAGTAGAGCTAACTCGTTATTATCTGACGCAGATGCTGAAGAAACAATCAGGCATTATCATCAATATGTGCTCGATTGCATCTAGCTTAGCTGGCGGTGGCGGTCATGCTTACACTTCTTCCAAGCATGCTCTAGCAGGATTTACCAAGCAGTTGGCACTGGATTATGCGGAGCAGGGAGTGCAGGTTTTTGGGATTGCACCGGGTGCAGTTAAAACAAGTATGACAGCAGCAGACTTTGAGCCGGGAGGCTTAGCCCAATGGGTAGCAGACGAAACTCCCATCAAGCGTTGGATAGAACCAGAAGAAGTTGCCGAGCTGACCCTCTTTCTCGCCTCAGGAAAAGCCCAGCCCATGCAGGGCGAGATTGTCAAGATTGACGGTGGCTGGAGTTTGAAGTGA
- a CDS encoding DUF2829 domain-containing protein: protein MTFEEMLPGLKAKKKYVRIGWGGAENYIQLFDSIEQNGVALEVTPYFLINVSGEGEGFSMWSPTPCDILADDWVEVHD, encoded by the coding sequence ATGACATTTGAAGAAATGTTACCGGGTTTGAAAGCCAAAAAGAAATATGTTCGCATAGGCTGGGGCGGTGCTGAGAATTATATCCAGCTTTTTGACAGCATTGAGCAGAACGGAGTGGCGCTTGAAGTGACGCCTTATTTTCTCATTAATGTATCAGGCGAGGGAGAAGGCTTTTCCATGTGGAGTCCGACGCCTTGTGACATATTAGCAGATGACTGGGTGGAAGTCCATGACTAG
- a CDS encoding cold-shock protein — protein sequence MAQGTVKWFNAEKGFGFISQENGPDVFAHFSAIQSDGFKSLNEGEKVTFDIEEGQRGLQAVNITKLA from the coding sequence ATGGCACAAGGTACAGTAAAATGGTTCAATGCTGAAAAAGGCTTCGGCTTTATTTCACAAGAAAACGGACCAGACGTTTTTGCTCACTTTTCAGCGATTCAATCCGACGGATTCAAATCACTGAATGAAGGCGAAAAAGTAACTTTTGACATTGAAGAAGGTCAACGTGGTCTTCAAGCAGTCAATATTACAAAATTAGCATAA
- a CDS encoding GNAT family N-acetyltransferase has product MKIEPLSQSNAEEIANHWHYEGIYAFYDIQADPEDYEEILSPEARGNHYYQILKNDELYGFFCLFPVGKDKQELGLGMKPEYCGKGQGEEFLQTILQFIEENISVKSLTLSVADFNQRAQKLYLHCGFNVIGRQPQESNGDSYLFVKMEKELK; this is encoded by the coding sequence ATGAAAATTGAACCATTAAGTCAAAGCAATGCAGAAGAAATTGCGAATCATTGGCATTACGAAGGAATCTATGCTTTTTATGATATACAAGCGGATCCTGAGGATTATGAAGAAATTTTATCTCCTGAAGCGCGTGGCAATCACTATTATCAAATTCTCAAAAATGATGAATTGTATGGTTTTTTCTGTCTTTTCCCAGTTGGCAAAGACAAGCAAGAGCTAGGTTTAGGGATGAAGCCAGAGTATTGTGGTAAAGGTCAAGGGGAAGAGTTTTTACAAACCATTCTGCAGTTTATTGAAGAAAATATCTCAGTAAAAAGCCTAACTCTCTCAGTTGCAGATTTTAATCAAAGAGCTCAAAAGCTCTATCTTCATTGTGGTTTCAACGTGATTGGGCGGCAGCCTCAGGAAAGCAATGGCGATAGTTACCTTTTTGTCAAAATGGAAAAGGAGTTGAAATGA
- a CDS encoding GNAT family N-acetyltransferase, translating into MIRPAELSDAAAIQEINATALGYDFGLIETRQKLSELLDRSDHFILVAENVAGKIVGYAHAASYDCLYFPPLLNLLALAVDKDFQGQGYGRALMQAVREEGSAAGYAGIRINSGISRTEAHEFYRKLGCEEKADQKRFYWKF; encoded by the coding sequence ATGATACGACCTGCAGAACTTTCAGACGCAGCGGCTATTCAGGAAATCAATGCAACTGCTCTCGGCTATGATTTTGGCTTGATAGAAACTCGTCAGAAACTATCAGAGCTATTGGATAGGTCTGATCATTTTATCTTGGTAGCAGAAAATGTGGCAGGAAAGATTGTCGGCTATGCCCATGCAGCTAGCTATGATTGCCTCTATTTTCCGCCTTTACTCAACCTGTTGGCATTAGCAGTTGACAAAGATTTTCAAGGTCAGGGATATGGCAGAGCGCTTATGCAGGCTGTGCGTGAAGAGGGTTCAGCTGCAGGCTATGCAGGTATTCGCATAAACTCTGGCATTTCTCGAACTGAAGCCCATGAATTTTATCGAAAACTGGGCTGTGAGGAGAAAGCTGACCAGAAACGTTTTTATTGGAAATTTTAA
- a CDS encoding APC family permease, with protein sequence MNIFRKKDVSRDRTGMRRHLRLLDLILLGIGAMVGTGIFTITGTAAATLAGPALVISIIISALCVSISAFFYAEFASRIPANGGAYSYLYAVFGEFPAWIAGWLTIMEFMTAVSSVASGWASYLKGLLNGFGLSMPRALNGTFNPQAGTYVDLLPILVLVFVTGVVLLNSKAALRFNSALVVLKFSALALFIFVGIFFIKPENWSHFAPFGFGKLYGGNVGIMAGASLMFFAFLGFESISMAVDEIKEPQKNVPRGIVLSLSIVTVLYILVTLVLTGIVHYSKLDVADAVAFALRSAGLSWVANYVSVVAILTLITVCISMTYALSRMIYSIARDGLLPKSFRKLTATSRVPKNATILVGIVAAICAGIFPLASIASFLNICTLAYLILLAVAILKLRKDKGLPQAGEFKTPQVPLTPILSIIICLSFMTQYGFDTWLAFGLALLVGTIIYFIYGYQHSEIN encoded by the coding sequence ATGAATATTTTTCGTAAAAAAGATGTCAGTCGAGATCGGACTGGCATGCGTCGTCATTTACGATTGCTTGATTTGATTTTGTTAGGAATTGGCGCTATGGTGGGAACGGGTATTTTCACGATTACCGGAACGGCGGCTGCAACTCTAGCTGGTCCAGCTTTGGTGATTTCGATTATTATTTCTGCTCTTTGCGTGAGTATTTCTGCTTTCTTTTATGCAGAATTTGCGTCAAGAATTCCTGCAAATGGAGGTGCTTATAGCTATCTCTATGCTGTTTTTGGAGAATTTCCAGCTTGGATAGCAGGTTGGCTGACCATTATGGAATTTATGACGGCGGTATCTAGTGTTGCCTCTGGTTGGGCTTCCTATTTGAAAGGCTTGCTGAATGGATTTGGTTTGAGTATGCCAAGAGCGCTCAATGGAACCTTTAATCCGCAAGCGGGAACCTATGTAGACTTACTGCCGATTCTTGTTTTAGTATTTGTGACGGGTGTAGTTTTATTAAATTCTAAAGCAGCTCTGCGATTTAATTCCGCTTTGGTTGTCTTGAAGTTTTCGGCGCTTGCCCTTTTTATCTTTGTAGGGATTTTCTTTATTAAACCTGAAAATTGGTCTCATTTTGCCCCATTTGGCTTTGGAAAATTATATGGTGGTAATGTTGGAATTATGGCTGGTGCTTCTCTGATGTTCTTTGCCTTTTTGGGCTTTGAGTCTATTTCTATGGCAGTGGACGAGATTAAGGAGCCACAAAAAAATGTTCCACGAGGGATTGTGCTATCTTTGTCCATTGTAACGGTACTTTATATATTGGTGACACTGGTTCTGACAGGGATTGTTCACTACAGCAAGCTAGATGTGGCAGATGCTGTCGCGTTTGCGCTTCGCAGTGCTGGACTTAGCTGGGTGGCTAATTATGTGTCAGTGGTGGCGATTTTGACTTTGATTACCGTTTGCATTTCCATGACTTATGCTCTGTCGCGCATGATTTACAGCATTGCACGTGACGGTTTGTTACCAAAGTCTTTCAGAAAATTAACTGCCACTAGTCGGGTACCGAAAAATGCTACGATTTTGGTAGGAATTGTAGCGGCTATTTGTGCTGGTATTTTTCCGCTAGCCAGTATCGCATCCTTTCTAAATATCTGCACCTTGGCTTATCTGATTTTGTTAGCAGTGGCTATTTTGAAGTTGCGCAAGGATAAAGGACTTCCTCAAGCAGGGGAATTTAAAACTCCTCAGGTGCCTCTGACGCCAATCTTATCCATTATTATCTGTCTGTCTTTCATGACCCAATATGGCTTTGACACATGGCTGGCATTCGGGCTTGCCTTACTAGTCGGAACAATTATCTATTTTATCTATGGCTATCAACATTCGGAAATCAATTGA
- a CDS encoding ABC transporter permease has protein sequence MFRLAGKLAVSNLVKNRRLYYPFALATCLVVAISYIFNSLTFNPHLQKMQGASSISFVLALGVIIVTIAAAIIVFYANSFVMKNRSKELGLYGMLGLNKRHLFTMVFIELLILGATTVTIGLGFGIVFDKLIYAFLLKLMGLKVVLVSTFQWLVLISVVVIYGVIFAGLVLVNGLRILRFNALQLAKEKNSGERKGRFLLIQTIIGSISLGYAYYLALSVKNPLTAIGIFFIAVLFVILGTYLLFNAGVTVFLQLLQKNKRYYYQPNNMISVSNLIFRMKKNAVGLATISILSTMVLVTLAGGINIYAGADYLKTVMYPQDYTIKGSEVSAAQLEQALTEFANENHLKVTKKSAHQYYSMGIKKQDGNQLDIYPKGEARVSPQAYILLFSVADYQKMTGKTLDLKDNETAIFAKGMSIKQDQPLKLIGQELTVKELLTEDFVLGNVVDQYNIIVPQSLFMVVNDPQKIVDAQKEHYTINTELYGGLNIRASNKKKGDLDTAYQKKLKQFNTTLPDNAGVYGYTRIQGVQEIMSMLGGVFFIGIFLSIVFMLGTVLVIYYKQISEGYEDRDRFVILQKVGLDEKQTKRTIRKQILTVFFLPLAFAFVHLAFAYHMLSLMLKVLGVLNATLMLEVTLGVCAVFFIVYVLVFLITSRSYRRIVSI, from the coding sequence GTGTTTAGATTAGCGGGAAAATTAGCGGTTTCTAACCTAGTGAAAAATCGTAGATTATACTATCCATTTGCGTTGGCAACTTGTTTAGTCGTCGCTATTTCATATATTTTTAATTCTTTAACGTTTAATCCCCATTTACAAAAAATGCAGGGGGCAAGTTCTATTTCATTTGTCTTGGCTCTTGGAGTGATTATTGTGACGATTGCTGCAGCGATTATCGTTTTTTATGCTAATAGCTTCGTCATGAAAAACCGTTCGAAAGAGCTAGGTCTTTATGGAATGCTAGGGCTTAATAAACGTCATCTCTTTACCATGGTGTTCATTGAGTTATTGATTTTAGGAGCGACGACTGTCACGATTGGTCTTGGATTTGGTATTGTATTTGATAAACTGATTTATGCCTTTTTACTGAAATTGATGGGGTTAAAAGTTGTTCTAGTATCCACGTTTCAATGGTTAGTTCTTATTTCAGTTGTTGTCATCTATGGCGTTATTTTTGCGGGCTTGGTGCTTGTCAACGGTTTGAGGATTCTACGTTTTAATGCTTTGCAATTGGCCAAGGAAAAGAATAGCGGTGAAAGAAAAGGACGATTTCTTCTGATTCAAACGATTATTGGATCGATTTCTTTAGGCTATGCTTATTACCTAGCTCTGAGTGTCAAAAATCCATTGACAGCAATTGGTATATTTTTTATAGCTGTTCTCTTTGTTATTTTAGGGACTTATCTGCTGTTCAATGCAGGAGTTACGGTATTTTTGCAGTTGCTCCAGAAAAATAAACGATATTACTATCAACCAAACAATATGATTTCTGTGTCCAATTTGATTTTTCGGATGAAGAAAAATGCGGTTGGCTTAGCAACGATTTCGATTTTGTCAACCATGGTCTTAGTCACCTTAGCTGGTGGTATTAACATCTACGCAGGTGCTGATTATCTGAAAACAGTGATGTACCCTCAAGACTATACTATAAAGGGAAGTGAAGTATCAGCTGCCCAATTGGAACAAGCACTGACAGAGTTTGCAAATGAAAATCATCTAAAAGTTACTAAGAAAAGCGCCCATCAATATTATTCGATGGGAATTAAAAAACAAGACGGTAATCAGCTTGATATTTATCCAAAAGGTGAAGCACGAGTTTCTCCACAAGCTTACATTCTTCTATTTTCAGTTGCTGATTATCAAAAGATGACTGGCAAAACGTTGGACTTGAAAGACAATGAGACAGCAATCTTTGCAAAAGGAATGTCTATTAAACAAGATCAACCTCTTAAACTGATTGGACAAGAATTGACAGTGAAAGAACTTTTAACAGAGGACTTTGTTCTTGGAAATGTCGTAGATCAGTATAATATCATTGTGCCGCAGTCTCTTTTTATGGTTGTCAATGATCCACAAAAGATAGTAGATGCACAAAAGGAGCACTACACAATTAATACAGAGTTATATGGCGGCTTGAATATCAGGGCTTCTAATAAGAAAAAGGGCGATTTGGATACAGCTTACCAGAAGAAGCTGAAACAGTTCAATACGACGCTCCCCGATAATGCCGGTGTGTATGGTTATACAAGAATCCAAGGTGTGCAGGAAATCATGAGCATGCTCGGCGGAGTTTTCTTTATTGGTATTTTCCTTTCAATTGTCTTTATGCTGGGAACGGTTTTGGTAATCTACTACAAACAGATTTCAGAAGGGTATGAAGACCGAGACCGCTTTGTAATTTTACAAAAGGTAGGATTAGATGAAAAGCAAACCAAGCGCACCATTCGCAAACAAATTTTGACTGTGTTCTTCTTACCGCTTGCTTTCGCTTTTGTGCATCTGGCATTTGCTTATCATATGCTGAGCCTTATGTTGAAAGTGCTGGGTGTCTTAAATGCTACATTGATGTTGGAAGTTACGCTTGGCGTTTGTGCTGTTTTCTTTATCGTCTATGTACTTGTCTTTCTCATCACATCACGCAGTTATCGTAGAATTGTGTCGATTTGA
- a CDS encoding ABC transporter ATP-binding protein: MTLLDVQHVKKIYKTRFQGNQVEALKDIHFTVDEGDYVAIMGESGSGKSTLLNILAMLDKPTEGRVFLNGTDTATIKNSQASSFRREKLGFVFQDFNLLDTLSVKDNILLPLVLSRRPITEMMQKLVTTCNELGINQLQEKFPYEISGGQKQRVAVARAIITNPEILLADEPTGALDSKSSAALLDVFDDINDRGQTILMVTHSTSAASRAKRVLFIKDGILYNQIFRGDKTERQMFQEISDTLTVMASEVSQGV, translated from the coding sequence ATGACACTATTAGACGTACAACACGTGAAGAAAATTTACAAAACCCGCTTTCAAGGCAACCAAGTAGAAGCACTGAAAGACATTCATTTTACAGTAGATGAGGGCGATTATGTCGCTATTATGGGGGAATCTGGCTCTGGGAAGTCCACTCTGCTCAACATTCTTGCCATGCTAGACAAGCCAACCGAAGGACGCGTCTTTCTCAATGGCACGGATACAGCGACGATTAAAAACAGTCAAGCTTCGAGCTTCCGTCGGGAAAAATTAGGTTTCGTTTTTCAAGATTTCAACCTGTTAGACACACTCTCGGTCAAGGACAATATCCTCTTGCCGCTCGTTTTATCACGCCGTCCGATTACAGAAATGATGCAAAAGTTGGTTACTACTTGTAATGAACTGGGGATTAACCAATTGCAGGAAAAATTCCCCTATGAAATTTCCGGTGGTCAAAAGCAGCGGGTGGCAGTAGCGCGTGCTATTATCACCAATCCAGAAATTCTGCTGGCAGACGAGCCAACAGGGGCGCTCGATTCTAAGTCTTCTGCGGCGCTTTTAGATGTATTTGATGACATCAATGACCGCGGACAGACGATTCTCATGGTGACACATTCGACTTCGGCGGCAAGCCGTGCTAAGCGAGTACTGTTCATCAAGGACGGAATTTTGTACAATCAAATTTTCCGAGGCGATAAAACAGAGCGGCAGATGTTCCAAGAAATTTCAGATACCTTAACGGTTATGGCAAGTGAGGTGAGTCAAGGTGTTTAG
- a CDS encoding DUF3021 domain-containing protein, giving the protein MKKIVVSMLEGLRTGSLAYLLVLAFRIQESQATTANIISILIMSALIGLFTLLFEVENFSYLLQLTIHFFLTLIVVCVMMIYNGWDFNLVRAEFWLDFIVIYILIWLFVRLDIYLKTKKINESLVKLRRNRTKE; this is encoded by the coding sequence ATGAAAAAAATTGTAGTGTCTATGCTAGAAGGTCTGCGCACTGGTTCCTTAGCTTATTTACTTGTCTTAGCTTTTCGGATCCAAGAATCCCAAGCGACAACTGCTAATATCATAAGTATCTTGATAATGAGTGCTTTGATTGGCTTATTTACTTTACTATTTGAGGTTGAAAATTTTTCTTATTTGCTACAGTTAACGATTCATTTTTTCCTAACTTTAATTGTAGTTTGTGTGATGATGATTTATAATGGCTGGGATTTCAATCTTGTGCGAGCTGAATTTTGGCTAGATTTCATTGTTATTTATATTTTAATTTGGCTATTTGTTCGCTTAGATATTTATCTAAAAACAAAGAAAATCAATGAATCACTTGTAAAATTAAGAAGAAACCGTACAAAAGAATAG
- a CDS encoding LytTR family DNA-binding domain-containing protein, with translation MQTKFKMNPTIPSNDPLVVIQADELEAEAKEIFEYLHQYKSSYVNAIPIKTDDKIVMVKTDQIILADINQTTLMVYCVDGIYATTETLTHFQSRVNRKNFIQISKHAVINIDHLLSLSDSFSGNMTARLTNKIKSSVSRKYVRLLMDYLGL, from the coding sequence TTGCAGACTAAATTCAAAATGAATCCAACCATTCCTTCAAATGATCCCCTTGTTGTGATTCAAGCGGACGAGTTAGAAGCTGAAGCCAAAGAAATTTTTGAATATTTACATCAGTACAAGTCGTCTTATGTGAATGCTATTCCCATTAAAACAGATGATAAAATTGTCATGGTAAAGACGGATCAGATTATTTTGGCAGACATCAATCAGACAACATTGATGGTGTATTGTGTGGATGGTATCTATGCGACGACCGAAACACTCACACATTTTCAAAGTCGGGTTAATCGTAAAAACTTTATTCAAATTTCAAAACACGCTGTCATCAATATTGACCATTTGTTATCATTATCGGATAGCTTTTCAGGAAATATGACGGCTAGATTGACAAACAAAATTAAGTCAAGTGTCAGTCGAAAATACGTCAGATTGTTAATGGATTATCTCGGTTTGTAG
- a CDS encoding ABC transporter permease, with amino-acid sequence MIMIIKRNFLLYFRNRSGVVLSLLGAMISFILYLVFLKANIKTSWSQGPHTNQLLDSWLIGGTLAITGLTTTFSSFSQLAKDRESNVTQDLVLTDLGRWGLSISYLLSTAIIGFLMQIIMFTVMEGYFIWDDQIVVDLTLLPQILLIMVLNALLCSIFNGILVNHFKSVDTLGKLATIIGAASGFLVGTYIPIGVLPSFAQMIMKCTPSTYIASLFRQVMMKDSLATAFHHNTAAQDYFEKMMGIQLKWESLLTMKETYYIVVVVLVALLVIWTIQQLATNRWTKIA; translated from the coding sequence ATGATAATGATCATTAAAAGAAATTTTTTACTATATTTTCGTAATCGTAGTGGAGTGGTTTTATCCCTTCTTGGAGCCATGATTTCCTTTATATTGTACTTAGTTTTTTTGAAAGCAAATATCAAGACCTCTTGGAGTCAAGGCCCTCATACCAATCAGTTATTGGATTCGTGGTTGATTGGTGGAACGCTTGCCATTACAGGGTTAACCACAACCTTTTCGAGTTTTTCCCAACTAGCGAAAGATAGAGAAAGTAACGTAACACAAGACCTAGTTCTGACAGATTTGGGACGCTGGGGCTTGTCTATCAGTTACCTTCTGAGTACTGCCATCATTGGATTTTTGATGCAGATCATCATGTTTACTGTCATGGAAGGCTACTTTATCTGGGACGATCAGATTGTCGTTGATTTGACTTTGCTTCCTCAAATCCTCCTTATTATGGTGCTCAATGCACTCTTATGTTCGATTTTCAATGGTATCCTTGTGAATCACTTCAAATCAGTAGATACGCTTGGAAAGCTAGCAACGATTATCGGAGCTGCCTCTGGTTTCTTAGTTGGAACCTATATTCCAATAGGGGTTCTTCCGTCATTTGCTCAAATGATAATGAAATGTACTCCCTCCACATATATTGCTTCTCTCTTTAGACAAGTAATGATGAAAGATAGCTTAGCTACTGCTTTTCATCATAATACAGCAGCGCAAGATTATTTTGAAAAGATGATGGGCATTCAATTAAAGTGGGAATCTCTATTGACAATGAAAGAAACATACTATATAGTTGTAGTAGTTTTAGTTGCCTTGCTTGTCATTTGGACAATCCAACAGCTTGCTACCAATCGGTGGACTAAAATTGCTTAA
- a CDS encoding FtsX-like permease family protein, whose translation MFKLTNKLAVSNLIKNRSLYYPFALATIVATAILYSFVSLAYSPNLEASYGGSAARMTLQFGIWVVQIAVLILITYANSFVMKNRSRELGLYSILGMEKRHMLLMTFFEMLYFFLVTVGLGIGLGLLLDKLLFAVLLKFMGMKVVIASTFQWSNIFTVLASLGVAFALILFLNSTRLLRYSSLHLMREKKAGEKKGRFLGLQTLVGLGLLAAAYYIALTVDKPVSAIATFFIAVLMVIFATYLLFNAGTITLLQFLKRRKKYYYKTQNFISVSNLIFRMRKNAAGLATISILSTMLLVTLVGSINIYVGGKDYLTTLYPKDYNIMITSAKTDKNAAILQAVKEVARGKGLTDAKYEDYSYQFSMISKINGNQLTIAETTDGLSVKETQKMIAPFLVISRQEYEKMTGKTVDLADNEALVYAKNLQINQKQALTINGKLWNIKEHLTTDFAHGKIVNPSGMVSQKNMYMVVNNPSQVGLKSFYTYYIGIQSSNKQVDLQESIFNALQQQGQESGNISLSERYRIEKDYQGVIGTLLFIGIFLSTIFLLGTVLVIYYKQISEGYEDREGFIVLQKVGLDEKQTKATIRKQIITVFFLPLIFAFLHIAVAFHMLQLIVALLGATNIPLLIQTTIATCGVFLLVYILVFVMTSRSYQKIVAQ comes from the coding sequence ATGTTCAAACTAACGAATAAATTAGCAGTCTCAAACCTGATAAAAAATCGCAGTCTGTATTATCCATTTGCTCTAGCAACGATTGTGGCAACAGCGATTTTATATAGTTTCGTATCGCTCGCTTACAGTCCAAATCTAGAAGCTAGTTACGGCGGTTCGGCGGCTCGTATGACCCTGCAATTTGGAATTTGGGTCGTTCAGATTGCAGTTCTTATCCTTATCACCTATGCCAATAGTTTTGTCATGAAGAATCGCTCACGGGAGCTTGGTTTATACAGTATCTTAGGAATGGAGAAGCGGCACATGCTGCTGATGACTTTCTTTGAAATGCTTTACTTTTTCTTAGTGACTGTCGGACTTGGAATTGGTTTAGGTCTTCTTTTAGACAAATTGCTTTTTGCAGTTTTGCTGAAATTCATGGGAATGAAAGTAGTAATTGCCTCAACTTTCCAATGGTCGAATATTTTCACCGTTTTAGCTAGTCTGGGTGTGGCTTTTGCGCTGATTCTCTTTTTAAATTCTACGCGCCTGCTTCGTTACAGCTCACTTCATTTGATGAGAGAAAAGAAGGCTGGAGAGAAAAAAGGACGATTTCTTGGCTTGCAGACACTTGTGGGGTTGGGGCTTCTGGCTGCGGCTTATTATATCGCACTCACAGTTGACAAGCCGGTGTCTGCCATTGCGACTTTCTTTATTGCAGTTCTTATGGTTATTTTTGCGACCTATCTTCTTTTTAATGCAGGGACAATCACATTATTGCAATTTTTAAAGAGAAGAAAAAAATATTACTACAAAACGCAGAATTTCATTTCTGTATCCAATTTGATTTTCCGTATGCGTAAGAATGCTGCAGGTTTAGCAACGATTTCAATCCTTTCAACCATGCTGCTGGTAACTCTGGTCGGCTCTATCAATATTTATGTAGGTGGGAAAGATTATCTGACAACTTTGTATCCAAAGGATTATAATATCATGATTACAAGCGCAAAGACGGATAAAAATGCAGCTATTTTACAAGCAGTCAAAGAAGTAGCACGGGGAAAAGGCTTGACAGATGCCAAGTATGAAGATTATAGTTATCAATTTTCTATGATTTCGAAAATCAATGGCAATCAGCTAACTATTGCTGAAACGACGGATGGACTAAGTGTAAAAGAAACTCAAAAGATGATTGCTCCTTTCCTTGTCATCAGCCGTCAAGAGTACGAAAAAATGACAGGAAAAACCGTTGATTTGGCTGATAATGAAGCACTTGTATATGCAAAAAATCTTCAAATCAATCAAAAGCAAGCTCTTACCATCAATGGAAAATTGTGGAACATCAAAGAGCATCTGACGACAGATTTTGCACATGGAAAGATTGTCAATCCTTCTGGTATGGTGTCACAAAAAAACATGTATATGGTTGTCAATAATCCCAGTCAAGTCGGTCTGAAATCTTTCTATACTTACTACATCGGTATCCAATCTTCCAATAAACAGGTTGATCTCCAAGAAAGTATTTTCAATGCTCTTCAGCAACAAGGTCAGGAAAGTGGTAATATCAGTCTTTCTGAGCGTTACCGCATTGAAAAAGATTATCAAGGAGTTATTGGAACTCTTCTCTTTATCGGCATTTTTCTTTCTACGATTTTCCTGCTTGGGACAGTTCTTGTGATTTATTACAAACAAATTTCAGAAGGTTATGAAGATCGTGAAGGCTTTATCGTTCTGCAAAAAGTTGGACTGGATGAAAAGCAAACGAAGGCAACGATTCGAAAGCAAATCATAACAGTTTTCTTCTTACCACTTATCTTTGCCTTTCTTCATATCGCTGTTGCTTTTCATATGTTGCAGCTGATTGTAGCTCTCTTAGGTGCAACAAATATACCATTACTCATTCAAACAACGATAGCCACTTGCGGTGTCTTCCTCTTAGTTTACATCTTAGTGTTTGTAATGACTTCCAGAAGCTACCAAAAGATTGTAGCACAATAA